The DNA window caactccacattcatccagccaatattaccatttccagcgccggtagtcagtttgctaattgtgcggtcacccagtcgaatgccataaaactcgtcagcactgtaaaaatgcttgcgacactaaaaagcgtctttaaacgagtttttaacaccttaggcgttggggcatttcttaactgatctggcaacttgttgatgaaccgaatacctgcctgggagggcaagtgttcgtaaacccccgtcctgtgtcttccagttcggtaggcatctctgcctctttgtctcatactcgtgtatgtcacggccccgggttaatgcacatttggaacaaacaaaatgagcttgtctcaagaatgtagagacaagGCAGAGTCAAACAGTTGCAAACgttttgaaggcttctttgcacgattctcggaatttcaattttgcgattatgcgaatcgcttgcttctgaattttgaatgctcggaagaaatggttgtttgcgcaggctccccataacaccagaccgtaagtgaggtgggggtagatcaagccataatacgccgtcatcagtacctgagtagggcagtacttggctaaagatctcaagacataaatgcctgaggacagtctggaacaaacgtggtcaatgtgagcattccaagtcaatcttcgatcaaggaatattcccagaaactttgaacATTCGACTTCATCCAGCACTGTGTCTTCCAATAATACGGCTGCACCGTCATTGAGATTTCCTGATCGCAGTGCGAAAGTCAGGACGTTTgactttgaagaatttgctttgaggttgaggctattgaaagtGCTGGACACAAACTGTTGACGTTCGAGAAAGCTTTGTTGTTCCAGAATCATTTTGGATTTGCTGGTTGTAAAAcaaagtgttgtgtcatcagcatactgcacaagtttcccgtgcagtagtgatgaGGTCtttgtcattgacatagatgagaaaaagaattgggactgagaattgatccttgagggactccatatctcagctgCAACGGCTCagaaaatttgtttgagatttgaacAAGCTGTTTTCTgcggcttagaaatgagctaagccactgaagaggcacgcctctgatgccatgggattcaagtttgtcaagcagcttcacgtggtcgacacagtcgaatgctttagttaAGTACGAGAAATACACTTAAAGTGAGATTTCGACTTTCTAATCCCTCTACTACCATttcaacaagactcacaattgcATCAATTGTCGACTTTGCcccttctgaaaccgaattggtgttcagaaagaagGTTGTGATTATTCaaaactgaagcattctttgtaaaaagattttttcaaaaattttgctcagaacaggcaaaatagagacaggccgataattatttgGAGAGCATGGGTCGTCTTTTTTGAAGATTGGGCTCacctttgcaatttttaggagcgagggaaaaactccttcttCAAATGACTGATTTATTAATTGGACTAGTGGCTTGGCAATATGCTTGGAGCATTTCTTTATAAGCCACGCCGACATCAAATTAATGTCGTTTGTTTTTTTTGGGTGGGAGCTGCTGAATGATTTTCACGatctcttcctcaactacaggagccAGTGCCAATGAGGAAACTGGTCCCTGTATACGCGTGGGGTTTACTTGAGGAGGTGGTGGACAAGGAttttgctcacaagcaacagatgcgaaaaatctgttaaactcgttcgcaaACCTCAGTCgcattcctccacaagcctatccccaattttaattttgattgttttctgtgttttgtttttattgtttatgatgccccaaactgttttagaaatattttttgacgaggtgattgattttgagacatcatatggctttcgcggcttggatcacctttctgtaaattcttttgtaatttcggaaaaaaaatttaaaatcttcatttgAAGTGGTTTTctgaatttcggagaaaaattttaatttctctctcgaaaccaaaattcctttagtgatccatttattgttAGTCCTTTTGGGGAcaacatttaattgatttttgaggACAGCACACATTTAAATGATAGTTAAAACATTCCGTGAAAACTTTAAAGTTCTGTTCTAGAGGTTGAGACCAATTCAAGAATTCCCACTTTTCTTTGGAAAGAGATgcgttgaggagagcgatattttGTGGCCtagtgtctcttattgtttttgagattttgggctcccttaaaattttttctccaCTGATTTTAGCCTCTTGGGCCATAGTGGTCTGATATTGCTGTGTTAACCACCTCAACTGCGACACTTGGTAAGTTGGTGATCACATTGTCAATTGCTGACTGTGATGTTGCTGTCACGCGAGTGGGTGTTGTGACTGACAGCATGAGGCCAAAAGACCTCAACAAATCAGACAAACGTTTTGTGGATGGGTGGCATCTGTCCCAAGGCGTCAATATTGAAGTCACCCATAATGACAAATTCCTGTTTGCGATTTGTTAGGTCAGTCAGCATGGGCctcgaatttggaaaaaaagttcTCTACATTTCCACTGGGTGACCTATAAATTCCGATGACAGCCAATTTGGATTTTGTCGTGTGAagtttgattccgactgcttcaaaaatctttttcaatcgTTTTCTTTGATGCAAACAGTGTCAAAAGTGAAATCCGTTTTCGCAAAAATTGCGGACTTCCTcctcctttggagagttgtcGACAGTACGAATTTGCCAGCTTGAATTTTGAGATTTGACAACGGTCAATGTTTTTGTGGTTGAAACCATTTTCAGTAACTACAAGTACGTCAGTCTGTAAGTCCTCGCACATgagctgaatttcatccaatttgtttgTCGCTAATTGCGgcgttttgatgaagcagtcCGTATTGAAtcgtgattttgaaattttgagcgCTTCTGTTGTTGATTTATTTCGTTTGTCAATTTAGTCCGGCGCTGGTGTccggggtccctaaaaaaacagcattatttttatttacaccatAGACAGTTTTTGTTGTTGGAAGGGTGGACGCTCCGCAGGTCTTTGAGTTACAGCCCTCCGCGTAGGTGTTGTGGCCTTGGGCGCTAGTTTGGCGGTGGCGGGTGGCGTCGGCGGCGGCAGTGGCGGTCTCGGGGCTGATTCTGCCGGCGTTCTGTTGAAGGTTCTGGGCGGGCTGTTCAAACCCCTTCACAATGAGGTCAGCCAGTATAGCCTTTCCTGCAAGTAGGTAAGGTGAAGGCCGTGAGCCGTGAAGTGATGACGACTCAGGTCACTAATGTCCAGGAAAGCAGCACCCTTGTAGCGCTCGCATAGTTCGCTCATGTAGTTGTTTGGCGAGCGCTACCTTCTTTGTGGACGGGGACTGTCACGAGGCAGGTCATGTCTGGGTAGCAGCGGTGACACCAGTACCTTCGAGTTGCTGGAATATTGCTGAATGATTTCCTCCATGTGTTGGTATATTATGTCTTGTCTCCCGGTAGCCAAGTCATTCGTCCCGGCAATTAGGACGAAGCAGTGGTCTTCTGGTGGTGGGGTAGTGGTTTTTGATTTGGAGAAGTCCCGCGCCTGGCTTTGCAGACTCCAACGATGTTTGAAGCAGAGGTCCTCCTCCTCCTCAAAATAGCTGATAGGTTACGAACGTGGCTGTCCCCAATCACAGTCACGTTGCGGAAGGAAACCGATGTCTTTGTGTGTGCGcggtttttcttttgtttttatcgtacagatatttttttttagagaATTTAGGGTTTTCATGCTGTATTTTTGTgcctttgtttttcttttttgatgtTACTGTAGTAAACCCTGTGGTGTCCTGGTCGTTCAGGGTCTCCAGAGCCTCGTATCTATTTTTCAGGGTTAACGAGTGAGAAGGTACCGGTAATGTATGTTTCTGCTTCAGCGATTCTACATCAATTTCAAGGAGTTCtaatagtttcaattaattttaagatttcttCTTTGTATATATGGGCAGTTTGTGCAATTCTGGCTTTGTGGAAGTTTATCGGGAAAATGCGTTTCTGTCTGAGTATGTTGGTGGGAATGCACTGAACTTTTTTGACTATTGGCTAAAAGATGAGTGTTTGGTGGTAAAAATTTCGGTCGTGTATTCGAGCAAACGTTTGATCCGATTCTATGGAATGGGTTTAGTACCGTTTGCAGTTTTGTGTTGAGCtcatcaattttttttcttcaaggccacattttcattaattaagtcGGAATGCTGGGCAGATGACTCCAACAAAAGATGATGCGGCGGCAGGTGTAGTGTAGCGGGAGCTGAATGAGTAGGTGTGGTGGCGGTGACAGCAGGTGAAGCGGGTGGCTGGCGTCGAGGCGGTGAGCGACGTATCAGTTAGGGCAGACCGCGGCGGCAGCCGCAGCAGTGGGTGTGGGTGTAGAGACCGCGGAGCCGGGTGGTGTGGCGCGCGAAGGCGGCGGCAGCGCAGCTGTGGGTGTAGGAGGCTGCGGAGCCGGGTGGCTGTGTGGCGAGGTGAAGGCGGCGGCGGCGTACTGGAAGTCAATATCGAATTGCCGCACTGACCTTTGTGTCTGTGTTCCTGTTTTTCgcttattattttactttttttgttgtcGGTTTTGACCCAACTACTGCAGTCCTTGTTAGTACATCGCCAAGATATTGTTCCGTCAGTCAATGTCCTAGTTtgtctgaatttaaaattattcactgtTAAGTATTGTTTACCGGCACTGTTCAGCAATTTAAAcgtcatttttaaaatactggttaataaattacaatagtcaataaaatattaaaaacaatatataatcatacagtttaataaaaaatatttgcaatattatacagttaaaaaatatttacaatatatacaacactcccaatagtaaaatatattgtctAGCGTTTGGACAAAAATATAAGGACAGAGGTCAGGATCGAACTACTGAACCCGGCGGCTGTAGGCGGAGACGCTACCGATATAGCCACTGATGCTGGTGATTGCGGCGGGTGTCTAGCAGATGAAGAAGTGCGTCTGATACCGATTCAACAAACGTGGATtaatcaagtctgatttcatttcatcagaaatatgatgaattatattggagcaagcaacatttgaatgtaggattcgccccatatctaagccattcattatttgaagatcaatttcagtttcaaactcaaaaaat is part of the Homalodisca vitripennis isolate AUS2020 unplaced genomic scaffold, UT_GWSS_2.1 ScUCBcl_2195;HRSCAF=6708, whole genome shotgun sequence genome and encodes:
- the LOC124371905 gene encoding uncharacterized protein LOC124371905; this encodes MFSSSSPRRATGACDPTCPADDARGVNDEGGVDDEGGVDAAAGVDDAAGVDDAAGADEASGADVAASAGEAAGTGDVPGVGEDDIREDIRDLIYAAAAFTSPHSHPAPQPPTPTAALPPPSRATPPGSAVSTPTPTAAAAAAEEDLCFKHRWSLQSQARDFSKSKTTTPPPEDHCFVLIAGTNDLATGRQDIIYQHMEEIIQQYSSNSKGFEQPAQNLQQNAGRISPETATAAADATRHRQTSAQGHNTYAEGCNSKTCGASTLPTTKTVYG